The following nucleotide sequence is from Saccharothrix texasensis.
TGCACGCCTCGCTGCGCGACCGGCCGCACCACCCCACCTCACCTCGACCGGTCGTGCTGAACACGTGGGAGGCCGTCTACTTCGACCACGACCTCCCGACCCTGCGCCGGCTCGCCGATGTCGGCGCCGCCATCGGCGTGGAGCGGTTCGTGCTGGACGATGGCTGGTTCCGGGGAAGGCGCGACGATCGCGCCGGGCTCGGTGACTGGGTGGTGGACGAGGCGGTGTGGCCCGACGGCCTGCACCCCTTGGTCGACCACGTGCGCGGATTGGGCATGCAGTTCGGGCTGTGGGTCGAGCCGGAGATGGTCAACCTCGACTCGGACCTTGCCCGCGAGCACCCCGACTGGCTGCTCACCCCCGATGCCGACCGGGCGCGGACCATGCGCCACCAGCACGTGCTCGACCTCGCGCTGCCGGAGGTCCGCGAACACCTGCTCAAGCACCTGTCCGCACTGCTGGACGAGTACGACATCGCCTACCTCAAGTGGGACCAGAACCGCGACCTGCTCGAAGCCACCCACCTCGGCCGCGCCGGTGTCGACGCGCAGGTGCGCGCCCTCTACGACCTCCTCGACACCGTGCGCGCCCGCTACCCGGCGCTGGAGATCGAATCGTGCGCCTCCGGTGGCGCCCGCATCGACCTCGGCATCCTGGACCGCACCGACCGGGTCTGGGCGTCGGACTCCAACGACCCCGTCGAGCGCACCCGGCTGCAACGCTGGACCGAGCTGCTCCTGCCACCGGAACTGATCGGCAGCCACGTCGGTCCACCCCGCTCCCACACCTCGGGCCGCCACGCCGACCTCGGTTTCCGCATCGCCACCACCCTGTTCGCCTCACCCGGCCTGGAATGGGACCTCACCACCTGCGGCCCGCACGAGCTGGAGGTCCTGACCGCGTGGATCGACTTCTACCGCCGCGTGCGCCCCACCCTGCACACCGGTGAACTCGTCCACGACACCCCGATCGACGGCGGAGCGCTGCTCACCGGAGCGGTCGCCCCCGACCGCGCCCACGCGGTGTACCGCCTGTCCCGCACCGACTCCGGCGACCGCTCAGTGCCGCCACCCCTTCGCCTGCCCGGGCTCGACCCGACCCGCCGGTACCGGCTGCGGGTGGTCGACGAACTGCCCGCACCCCGACTGCTCGACGTCCGACCACCGGTGTGGCTGGCCGCCGGGAAGACGGTGGCCACCGGCCGCGTGCTGGCCGAAGCCGGTCTCGCCGCGCCCCTCCTGGCGCCGGCCCAAGCCCTCGTGCTCGAACTCACCGCACTGGACGGAGGTACCTGATCCCTCCGCTGGCGACCTCCTCGCCGGCATCCGACTGACCTTCTGCGCCCAGGAGCACCGGCTCATTCTCGGATGACCTGTGCGAACCAGCTGCCCGATTGTCCTGGGGTCGTACACAACACCTCTGGGAGCGCTCCCGGAACGTCCCGTAAACCGTTGCCAACCGTCAGAGCAGACGGAGGAGAACAGTTCGATGGCATCACGTCCCTTTTTCCGGTGGCAGCGCCCCGCCGCGGTCGCCCTCGCTGCGGCGATGGCGATGAGCGGTGCGCTCGCCACAGGTGTCGCCCAAGCGGCGGAGTACGAAAGAATCCTCAACGGCACGTTCGACAACGGGTCCACCGATCCGTGGTGGGCCGGGAACGTGTCGACCGCGGCCGTCAACGGCGAGATGTGCGGCACGGTCCGCGCCGGCACGAGCAGCCCGTGGGACGCGCTGCTCGGCCAGAACGGGGTGCCGTTCGAGGCGGGCCAGTCCTACACGATGGCCTTCGACGCCCACGCCACCGCGCCGCGGCCGATCGCGGTCGTCATCGGCCAGGGCGTTCCCCCGTACCAGGAGATGCTCAAGCGGGAGTTCCAGCTCGGCACGACGAAGCAGCGGTTCACCTTCACGTTCACCGCCACGATGGACTTCCCCGACGCCGGCGGCGGGCAGATGAACTTCCACCTCGGCGGCCAAGCGGCCGAGAGCCGCATCTGCTTCGACAACGTGTCGCTGACCGGAGGGCTGAAGGCGCCCGGGGAGGGTTATACGCCGGCGCCCAAGAAGGTGCAGGTCAACCAGGTCGCCTACGTGCCGGGTCTGTCCAAGCAGGCCACGCTGGTGTCAAGTGCGGCCACGCCGCAGCCGTGGGTGTTGAAGAACTCGGCCGGGACGACGGTGGCCACCGGCCAGTCGACCCCGAAGGGCACGGACACCAACTCCGGCGACCCGGTGCACCTGATCGACTTCTCGTCGTTCGACACCCCGGGCACCGGCTACACGCTCAGCGTCGGCGCGGACACGAGCTTCCCGTTCGACATCGCGACGGACGAGCTCAAGAAGCTGCGCTACGACTCGCTGGCGTACTTCTACCACAACCGCAGCGGCATCCCGATCGAGGCGCAGTACGTCGGCACGCAGTACTCGCGGCCGGCCGGTCACGTCGACGTCGCCCCGAACAAGGGTGACAGCGCGGTGCCGTGCCGCGCCAACCTCAACTGCGGTTACACGCTGGACGTGCGCGGCGGCTGGTACGACGCGGGCGACCACGGCAAGTACGTCGTCAACGGCGGCATCTCGGCGTGGCAGGTGCTCAACACCTACGAGCGGGCGAGACTGATCGGCGACGCCGCGGCGCTGGGCGACGGCAAGCTGAACATCCCGGAGAAGGCCAACGGGGTGCCGGACATCCTGGACGAGGCGCGCTGGGAGGTCGAGTTCCTGCTGAAGATGCAGGCGCCCGACGGCATGGTCCACCACAAGATGCACAGCGAGCAGTGGACCCTGCTGCCCACGCGGCCCGACCAGGACCCGTACCAGCGCCTGCTCTCCGCGACCAGCACCGCGGCGACGCTGAACATGGCCGCCGTGGCGGCGCAGTCCGCGCGAATCTGGAAGACGATCGACCCCGCGTTCTCGGCGAAGGCGCTCGCGGCGGCCACCACGGCCTACGCGGCGGCGAAGGCCAACCCGGACAAGATCTTCAACTCCGACGACAGCGGCGGCGGCGGTTACGGCGACGAGGTGCTGACCGACGAGTTCTACTGGGCCGCGGCGGAGCTGTTCACCACCACCGGTGAGGCCAGCTACCGCGCCGATCTCACCTCCTCGCCGCACTTCAAGGGCAAGAGCCTGAACGCGCGTGGTTACGACTGGCAGTCCCTCGGCCCGTTGGGCGACATCACGCTCGCGCTCGTGCCCAACGGGCTGCCGGCCGCCGACATCGCGGCCATCAAGTCGGCGTTCACCGCCGTGGCCGACCAGCACCTCGCCCAGGTCGCCGATCTGGGCTACCCGGCCCCGTACCGCAAGAGCGACGGCGGCTACGAGTGGGGCTCCAACGGCCTGGTCGCCAACAACATCGCGGTGCTCGCGCTGGCGCACGACTTCACCGGCCAGGCCAAGTACCGCGACGGCGTCTACAACGCACTGGGCTACCTGCTGGGCCGCAACCCGATGAGCTACTCCTACGTCGCCGGCTACGGTGACCGGGCGTTCGAGAACGGCCACCACCGGTTCTGGGCCAACCAGCTGGACCCCGCCCTGCCGGTCACGGCGCCGGGCACCCTCTCCGGTGGTCCGAACAGCTACGGCCGCGACTCGCACGCCCAGCGCTTCATCCCGGCCGACTGCAAACCGCAGAAGTGCTACGTCGACCACATCCAGGCGTTCACGGTCAACGAGGTCACGATCAACTGGAATTCGGCCCTCGCGTGGATCGCCAACTGGGCGGCGGAGAAAGCGGGCGGCACACCGCCGGTCGAGGACACCACCCCGCCGTCGGCGCCGGGCGCCCCGGCCGCGTCCGACATCACCACCACCGGCGTGAAGCTCACCTGGAACGTGGCCACCGACGCGGAGAGCGGCGTCAAGAACTACGACGTCGTCACCCTCGACGGCGGCGCACAGCGCGTCGTCACCACCGTGTCGGGTGCGTCGGCGACCCTGACCGGCCTGACGCCCGACACCGCCTACACGTTCGCGATCATCGCCCGCAACGGCGCCAACCTGACGTCGGCGGCATCGCAGACCACGGCGGTGCGGACGAAGCCGGACACCTCGACCGGCGGCTGCAAGATCACCTACCGGGCGAACTCCTGGTCCAACGGCCTCTCCGCGAACATCACGATCACCAACACCGGCGCCACCGCGTGGAACTCGTGGACGCTCAAGTTCGCCTTCCCCGGGAACCAGACGGTCACCCACGGCTGGTCGGCCGACTGGACCCAGACCGGCGCCGAGGTGACGGCCACGAACGTCTCGTGGAACGGCAACCTCGCGCCGGGCGGCTCGACGTCGATCGGGTTCAACGGCTCGTTCAGCGGCCAGAACACCGACCCCACCGCGTTCACCGTCAACGGCCAGTCCTGCACCAAGGGCTGAGCCACCACCCGACCCGGGCCGTCAGCCGCTGCTCCCATGCGGCTGACGGCCCTGCCTCCCACCTGTGATCGGAACCGACACGCCCATCCCGGACCACGGTCCGACGGAGCGGTCCGACGGAGCGGTCCGAGGGGAGGAGGCAGTACCCGGGGGCTCCCGGTCGCAGTGTCGGATTCCGGGCCGACCGCTGCGTCACCGGGTGTCTCACGTGCCGCGCTGGCGGGTGTGGCACGTGACGTGCGCCCGACGCGTTCGACGCCGCGTCGGGCGCACGCCCGCGATCTTCCGATTCGGCGTACCGGCGACGCGGTGTCGCCGGTGCTCCGACACGTTTCACGATTGCGCGTCAGACCTATTCCTGCCAACGGCGGTTAGGAACATCCAATGCGTATTCCAATGCTTGTTTCGCTGATAGTGGCGACCCTGGCGGTGCCCCAAGCGGTGATCCCGGCAACGGCCGGCGCGGCGGCCGGCACGTGGCTCGAAGCCGAGGACGGGGTGTTGTCCGGAACGGTGGTCGAGTCCAGCCGGCAAGGCTTCTCGGGCACCGGTTACGTCGCCGGGTTCGACCAGGCCGCCGACAAGGTCACCATCACCGTCCCGTCGAGCGCCGGCGGGCTGCACGACCTGACCATCCGCTACGCCACGCCGTACGGGCAGAAGACGGCGTCGCTGTCGCTGAACGGCGGCGGCCTGGGCGACGTGACCTTCCCCGCGAACCCGGCGTTCACCGAGATTTCGGCGGGCAAGGCGCTGCTGGTCCCGGGCGACAACACGATCACCATCACCAACAACTGGGGTTGGTACCTGATCGACGCGGTCAGGTTGACGCCCAGCGCGTCGCGACCGCCGCACCAGGTGACGGGTGCGCCCACCGACCCGGCCGCCACGGCCGAGGCCAAGGGCCTGATGCGGTACCTGACCGACAACTACGGAAAGAACATCCTGTCCGGGCAGCAGGACCAGGCGAGCATCGACTGGGTCGAGCAGAACACCGGCAAGGCGCCCGCCGTCGGTGGCTACGACCTGATGGACTACTCGCCCAGCCGGGTCGAGCGCGGCACCGTCGGACGGGACGTCGACCACGCCGTCGCGCACGACCGCCGCGGCGGGATCGTGACGATGGTGTGGCACTGGAACGCGCCATCGGGGTTGATCGACCAGCCGGGCAAGGAGTGGTGGCGCGGCTTCTACACCGACGCGACCACGTTCGACCTGGCCGCCGCGCTGGCGGACCCGACCTCGACCGACTACGGGCTGTTGATCCGCGACATGGACGCCATCGCGGTGCAGCTCAAGCGTCTCGCGGACGCGAAGGTGCCGGTGCTGTTCCGACCGCTGCACGAGGCCGAGGGCGGCTGGTTCTGGTGGGGCGCCAAGGGCTCGGGCCCGGCCAAGCAGCTCTACCGGCTGCTGCACCAGCGCCTCGTCAGCCACCACGGGCTGCACAACCTGATCTGGGTGTGGAACTCCGTCTCGCCCGAGTGGTACCCCGGCGACGACGTGGTCGACGTGGTGAGCGCGGACGTCTACCTGCCGCAGGGCGACCACGGCCCGGCCATCGGCGCCTACGAGCGCCTGGTGGACCTGGGCGGTGACCGGAAGCTGGTGGCGCTGGGCGAGGTCGGCTCCATCCCCGACCCCGACGAGATCCGCGCCTACGAGGCACGTTGGTCCTGGTTCGTCACCTGGTCCGGGTCCTTCATCCAGGACGGCGTGACCAACCCGCGCGACTTCGTGCGGCGCGTCTACCACCACGCCACCGTCATCACCCTGGACGAGTTGCCGGACTTCAAGCAGTCAGGGGGACCGCAGGAACCCCCGGGCGACTGCACCGCGGCGCTGCGCGTGGTCAACCAGTGGGGCAGCGGGTTCCAGGCCGAGGTCACCGTGAAGAACCCGAAGGCGTCGGCGATCACCGGCTGGCAGGTCGAGTGGCCGCTCGCCGCGGGCCAAGGCGTGCAGAACGCCTGGAACACCGACCTCACCACCGACGCCTCGACCGTGACGGCGAAGAACGCGTCCTGGAACGGCACCATCGGTTCCGGTGCGAGCACCTCGTTCGGGTTCATCGGCAGCGGCAGCCCTTCGACGCCGACCCTGACCTGCGCCACCGCCTGACCGTTCTCCCGACGAGGTGGGGGAGCGGCCACGGACCGGACACCGACGTCCGCCCCACTTCCCCGCCGCCAGCGCAGGCCGCCGGTCGGTTCGGGAGCCGTGGTGGGTGAACTCCACCCACCACGGCTCCGTCGTGCGGTTCATCCCGTCATCGACCCACCGCTGACGTCGACGACCCTGGCCCCTGCGCCGGCTGACCGGCTACCGGTGCGCCGTGCCGCTGCCGTCGGAGACCGGGCGGGAGGCGATGCCGCCGCAGTCGACCTCACTGAGGATCGCATCGCCACCGCCGACCGTCCCTGTCGCCTCCAGGCGCACGTACCGGGCGCTGACCGGCGCGAACCGGGCGTGCTTCAACGTCTTGGTCGCCCCCCACGTCCCGGTCGCCACCTCGCCGAACGCGGTGCCGTCCGTGCTGGTCAGCACGCGGTACCCGGTGATGTTGCCGGTGGTCACCACGCCGGAGCCGTCGGTGTCCTGCCGCGGCAGGTAGGTCAGCGCGTCGATGCCGGAGTAGGTCGAGCCGAGATCCAGGGTGATCGACTGGGGCAGCGGTCCGCTCGACTCCCACAAGCTCTGGACACTTCCCCCCGACCAGTCCAGGTAGCCGTCGATGCCGTTCGCCGCGGTCCCGCTCGTCGCGGTGGCGGTGATCGGGGTGACCGGGTGGTGCAGCACGTCCGGCTGCGGTGGCAGCGACGATCGGGACGTGTCCGGCGTCCACCTGGTGCCGACCTGGCGCAGGGTGGCCACGACGTGGGGGTCGAGCCTGCCTTCCGGGTTGGGCATGCAGTTCAGCAGGAACGAGCAGTACCGGGCTTCCAAGGTCTTGAGGTGCCGGTTGACGAGGTCGTCGGGGCTCATCGTCGGTGAGTCCACTGTAGACCCGTACTGGGAGCCTCGCGGGTGCCAGAACCACCCGGTGCTGACGATGTTCTGCCCCTGGATCGAGGCGTAGGTGTTGTCCGGCGGCGCCCAGATGCCCTTCGGCTCCTCGAAGTAGATCAAATCGTTCTGCCACGGCTCCGTCTGCCCGTTGTGGTCGACGATCAGGCAGTCGGGTTGCAGGGTTTTGACGTGCTCCCGGATCTCTTGGTAGGGCACCGCCTGGTGGCCCATCTGCCACGCCCAGCCGTCGATGACCAGCACCGGGATCTCGCCGTACCAGGTCAGCAGCTCGGTGAGCTGGTCCTTGACGAAGTCGATGCCGGCGCGCGTCACGGACCCCTGGGCGACTCCCTGCGTGCGGTCCCAGATGGAGAAGTAGAAGCAGGGCTTGAGGCCCTGCGCGCGGAACGCGTCCACGTACTCGCGAACGACGTCGCGCGGGTACGAGCTGTTCATGACGTTGTAGCCGGTCTGCCTGGTCGGCCACAGGCAGAAGCCGTCGTGGTGCTTGGTGGTCAACGCCGCCCACGACATGCCCGCCGCTTTCGCGGTCGCCGCCCACTGCGCGCAATCCAGCGCGGTCGGGGCGAACAACCGCGGGTCGAGGTCGGGGGATGCCCACTCCTCGTCGCTGTACGTCGCCATGTTGTAGTGGATGAACATCCCGAACCGCATGTCGACGAAGGCCTGCTGGAGGTGCTGCAGGTTTCCCGCCGCCTGCGCGCCGGCCGACCCGACGGCTCGTGCGGCCACGCCTGCGTTGTGCGGAACGGTGGGACGGTCCGGGCGTCCTACCGACTCTTCAACCACGGGTCGCCTCCTGGGGGACTGGTGAGCTGACCAAGGACGGGTGAACAACGACGTCTTCCGCGTCGCGGTCGAGAATGCGTGAGCGAATGACCGAGTTCGCCGGTGGCGCTATTCGACCACGACGAACGGGTCACTTCGCTGGTCCATTTGTCCGAGTTCTTCGATGGGTAGCTTGTAATCGACTCCGACGTGCGGTCGGACCGCGTGCTGACGCCACCGAGGGGCTCGATGGCGAACGGCCGCAGGTGCGGCCGGTGCGTCGGTTCGACCGCCGGTGACGCGCTGGGCGCCGTCACCGGTGGAGCGGGAGCGTGGTCGGAGCGGCGGAGTCGACCAGCAACCTGACCAGGAACGACGCGGGTGCTGGTCTGCGCCCGCGACCGCTGGTCGCACGACGGACGCCCACGCTAAAGTCGGCCTCACGGTTTGTCAACATGGGTGACAAACCGGCCCTAGTGGGTTATCGTTTGTCTGGGAGCGCTCCCAGTCACCTTCTCGACCACACGTCGGATAGTGATCCGACGTTATTGCTGGGAGCGCTCCCAGACGGCGGGTTGCTCGCAAGGAGGCGATGCATGAGTCTGCGCACTTTCGTCAGTTCCCGGAAATTGACCGGGGCTTTGGCGGTGACCTCGGTGGCGGCTTTGTCCGTGGCCGGGGTGGTGGCTTCGACGGCCACCGCGAACGCCGCCGCGGGTTGTCGGGTGTCGTACCAGATCGCGAACCAGTGGCAGGGCGGGTTCGGCGCCAACGTCACGGTCACCAACCTGGGTGACGCCATTTCCGGTGGTTGGACGCTGGAGTGGGACTTCGCGGCCGGTCAGACGGTCCAGAGCGGGTGGAACGGCGAGTTCTCCCAGTCCGGGACGCGGGTGACGGTCCGCAATCCCTCGTGGAGCGCGAACCTGGGTACCGGGGCTTCGGTGACGCCAGGTTTCAACGGCTCGTGGACCGGGTCCAACCCGGTGCCGGTGCAGTTCCGGTTGAACGGCACGGTCTGCACCGGCAACGTCGACACGACCACGACCACCACGACCACCACGACCACCACCACCACGACGGGTGACAACCCCGGCGGTGGTCCGCGGGTGGACAACCCGTACGTGGGTGCCGGGGTGTACGTGAATCCGCAGTGGTCGCGTCAGGCCGCCGCGGAGCCGGGTGGTTCGCGGATCGCGAACCAGCCGACCGGTGTGTGGCTGGACCGGATCAGCGCGATCACCGGCAACGGTTCGCCGACCACCGGCAGCATGGGGCTGTCCGATCACCTCGACGAGGCCGAGAAGCAGCGGGCCGCGCGTGCGGACGGTCAGCTGGTCTTCCAGTTCGTGGTCTACAACCTGCCCGGTCGTGACTGCGCGGCGCTCGCCTCCAACGGCGAGTTGAAGGCCGATGAGATCGGTCGTTACAAGAGCGAGTACATCGACAAGATCGCCGAGATCGTGTCGCGGCCGGAGTACTCCAAGCTGCGCATCGTGTCGGTGATCGAGATCGACTCGCTGCCCAACCTGGTCACCAACGTCTCGCCGCGGGTCACGGCGACGCCGCAGTGCGACACGATGAAGGCCAACGGCAACTACATCGACGGCGTCTCGTACGCGCTGGGCAAGCTGGGCGCGATCGGCAACGTCTACAACTACATCGACGCCGCCCACCACGGCTGGATCGGCTGGGGCGACACCAACCCCCAGTACGACAACTTCTTCGCCTCGGCGAAGCTGTTCGCCTCGGTGCTGGGCCGAAACGGCGCCACCAAGGACAAGGTCCACGGGTTCATCACCAACACGGCGAACTACTCGCCACTGGAGGAGCCGTACTGGACGGTGGATGACCACGTCGGTGGCCGTCCGGTGAAGGAGTCGGCGAAGTGGGTGGACTGGAACGACTTCAACGGTGAGCTCGGCTTCGCCACGGCGTTCCGGACCGAGCTGGTCAAGCAGGGCTTCGACAGCGGCATCGGCATGCTGATCGACACCTCGCGCAACGGCTGGGGCGGACAGAACCGACCCACCGCCAAGTCGACCTCCACGAACCCGGACACCTACATCGACGAGTCTCGCATCGACCGCCGCTTCCAGAAGGGCAACTGGTGCAACCAGTCCGGCGCCGGTCTCGGCGAGCGGCCGAAGGCCGCGCCGAAGCCGAACATCGACGCCTACGTCTGGATCAAGCCGCCGGGCGAGTCCGACGGCTCCAGCACCTACATCCCCAACGACGAGGGCAAGGGCTTCGACCGGATGTGCGACCCGACATACGGCGGTAACGCCCGCAACGGGTACAACATGTCCGGCGCGCTGCCCGACGCGCCGCTCTCGGGTCACTGGTTCTCGGCCCAGTTCCAGGAGCTCATGCGCAACGCCTACCCGGCCCTGTGACCACCAGCTGACCGGCACGACAACCGAATGATCTCGAGACCCGTGGGCGGCATCCCAAGTGGACGTCGCCCACGGGCGTTGCGGCGTGGCTGATAGTCGGAAGTAGACACCGGCACCTGCACTTGAAAGGTGTTTCGGCGCTCGGTGAGCATCTCGTACGTCGATTGGCGGTGTAGTGCCACTTCTGACGATGAGAACCGCTCTACCGTGCGGTGCGGACCTGGCTGGACGAGGACTATCCGAGGGCGAAGACCGAGGGTGCGACGGTCGCGTGGGTCGACCAGTGCGGGCCGCGCTCCGACGCCGCACCACCAGGCCGCTCGTGGGCGTCGAACAACCTGTTCTTCCCCGCGACCCCGGCGTCCCTGGCGACGGCGGCCTGCCTCGGTGAGCCGATCGACGGCCTACTGCTCACCGACGCGGTGATGATGTTGTTGCTGCGCGGCGAGCACGCGCCGCCGGGCGTGGACTCGTTCGCGGACGCCGCGGTGGCCCGCTGGGCCACCGTCCACCGGGCCACCGGAATGGCGATAGCGGTGCTGAACATCGTTCACCTCGAATGAACGCCTTCTTGGCAAGGGGCCTCGCACGGAGGACCCATCCGAGAGGGGACGAAATGTCAACCAACAAGCGCGCGCTCAAGGTGGGGATGAGTGCGGTGGTCGTCGCGGCTCAGTGCCTCCTGGCGGTGGGCACGGCCGACGCCGCCGGTGGTGGTGTGGCGCAGGTCGATGGTGTCGCCATCCGGTACATGGCGGCGGCGGGTGACGCCAACGTCATCACCGTCACGCTGGTGGGCGGCGCGTACTTCATCGACGACTCGGTGCCGATCACCGCCGGTCCGGGTTGCGGCAACGTGGCGGGTGACGCCACCAAGGTCCAGTGCCTGGCCATGGGCATCCAGGGGATGGAGATCAGAGGGGGCGACCTGGGTGACACGATCACCAACAGCACCGGCACCCAGTCGCTCCTGCGCGGCGACGAGGGCAACGACACGCTGCACGGCGGGTCGGGCAACGACATCCTAAGGGGCGACGTCGGCGCCGACGTCATGCACGGGAACCAGGGGAAGGACGGCGTCACCTACTACGGCATCGCCGCGGGCGTCGTCGCCAACCTCGACGGCCTCGCCAACGACGGTACGACCGGTGAGGGCGACCTGATCGGCAACGGTGTCGAGGACCTGTACGGGGGCAACGGGCCCGACACCCTCACCGGGAACAACGTCGGGAACGGTCTGGTGGGCAACCAGGGCGGCGACGTCTTGATCGGTACGGGCGGCAACGACTACTTCTCCGGCGGGGAGGGCGACGAC
It contains:
- a CDS encoding alpha-galactosidase — translated: MSATGPSWPGHPVVLAAAGVSLVLAPQAEGLPEVLHWGADLGPLGQAELDEFRIARERGVSASALDEPWPFTLAPGEGDGWAGAPGLLLERNGGPIRPRWRVTGFSVTSTDITVTARSAGVLLETDLGLDAHGVLRVRHRVRNEGATPVRVVVADAVLPLDDRATELLDFSGRWTRERMPQRRPRTQGTLVRESRRGRTGHDSPTLLAAGVPGFGDRHGELWAAHLAWSGDARYRVDDLPEGRVAIGVGELLRPGEVELAAGEVFETPDGVFAWSDRGLDGVSARLHASLRDRPHHPTSPRPVVLNTWEAVYFDHDLPTLRRLADVGAAIGVERFVLDDGWFRGRRDDRAGLGDWVVDEAVWPDGLHPLVDHVRGLGMQFGLWVEPEMVNLDSDLAREHPDWLLTPDADRARTMRHQHVLDLALPEVREHLLKHLSALLDEYDIAYLKWDQNRDLLEATHLGRAGVDAQVRALYDLLDTVRARYPALEIESCASGGARIDLGILDRTDRVWASDSNDPVERTRLQRWTELLLPPELIGSHVGPPRSHTSGRHADLGFRIATTLFASPGLEWDLTTCGPHELEVLTAWIDFYRRVRPTLHTGELVHDTPIDGGALLTGAVAPDRAHAVYRLSRTDSGDRSVPPPLRLPGLDPTRRYRLRVVDELPAPRLLDVRPPVWLAAGKTVATGRVLAEAGLAAPLLAPAQALVLELTALDGGT
- a CDS encoding glycoside hydrolase family 9 protein; amino-acid sequence: MASRPFFRWQRPAAVALAAAMAMSGALATGVAQAAEYERILNGTFDNGSTDPWWAGNVSTAAVNGEMCGTVRAGTSSPWDALLGQNGVPFEAGQSYTMAFDAHATAPRPIAVVIGQGVPPYQEMLKREFQLGTTKQRFTFTFTATMDFPDAGGGQMNFHLGGQAAESRICFDNVSLTGGLKAPGEGYTPAPKKVQVNQVAYVPGLSKQATLVSSAATPQPWVLKNSAGTTVATGQSTPKGTDTNSGDPVHLIDFSSFDTPGTGYTLSVGADTSFPFDIATDELKKLRYDSLAYFYHNRSGIPIEAQYVGTQYSRPAGHVDVAPNKGDSAVPCRANLNCGYTLDVRGGWYDAGDHGKYVVNGGISAWQVLNTYERARLIGDAAALGDGKLNIPEKANGVPDILDEARWEVEFLLKMQAPDGMVHHKMHSEQWTLLPTRPDQDPYQRLLSATSTAATLNMAAVAAQSARIWKTIDPAFSAKALAAATTAYAAAKANPDKIFNSDDSGGGGYGDEVLTDEFYWAAAELFTTTGEASYRADLTSSPHFKGKSLNARGYDWQSLGPLGDITLALVPNGLPAADIAAIKSAFTAVADQHLAQVADLGYPAPYRKSDGGYEWGSNGLVANNIAVLALAHDFTGQAKYRDGVYNALGYLLGRNPMSYSYVAGYGDRAFENGHHRFWANQLDPALPVTAPGTLSGGPNSYGRDSHAQRFIPADCKPQKCYVDHIQAFTVNEVTINWNSALAWIANWAAEKAGGTPPVEDTTPPSAPGAPAASDITTTGVKLTWNVATDAESGVKNYDVVTLDGGAQRVVTTVSGASATLTGLTPDTAYTFAIIARNGANLTSAASQTTAVRTKPDTSTGGCKITYRANSWSNGLSANITITNTGATAWNSWTLKFAFPGNQTVTHGWSADWTQTGAEVTATNVSWNGNLAPGGSTSIGFNGSFSGQNTDPTAFTVNGQSCTKG
- a CDS encoding glycosyl hydrolase: MIPATAGAAAGTWLEAEDGVLSGTVVESSRQGFSGTGYVAGFDQAADKVTITVPSSAGGLHDLTIRYATPYGQKTASLSLNGGGLGDVTFPANPAFTEISAGKALLVPGDNTITITNNWGWYLIDAVRLTPSASRPPHQVTGAPTDPAATAEAKGLMRYLTDNYGKNILSGQQDQASIDWVEQNTGKAPAVGGYDLMDYSPSRVERGTVGRDVDHAVAHDRRGGIVTMVWHWNAPSGLIDQPGKEWWRGFYTDATTFDLAAALADPTSTDYGLLIRDMDAIAVQLKRLADAKVPVLFRPLHEAEGGWFWWGAKGSGPAKQLYRLLHQRLVSHHGLHNLIWVWNSVSPEWYPGDDVVDVVSADVYLPQGDHGPAIGAYERLVDLGGDRKLVALGEVGSIPDPDEIRAYEARWSWFVTWSGSFIQDGVTNPRDFVRRVYHHATVITLDELPDFKQSGGPQEPPGDCTAALRVVNQWGSGFQAEVTVKNPKASAITGWQVEWPLAAGQGVQNAWNTDLTTDASTVTAKNASWNGTIGSGASTSFGFIGSGSPSTPTLTCATA
- a CDS encoding alpha-L-fucosidase, giving the protein MAARAVGSAGAQAAGNLQHLQQAFVDMRFGMFIHYNMATYSDEEWASPDLDPRLFAPTALDCAQWAATAKAAGMSWAALTTKHHDGFCLWPTRQTGYNVMNSSYPRDVVREYVDAFRAQGLKPCFYFSIWDRTQGVAQGSVTRAGIDFVKDQLTELLTWYGEIPVLVIDGWAWQMGHQAVPYQEIREHVKTLQPDCLIVDHNGQTEPWQNDLIYFEEPKGIWAPPDNTYASIQGQNIVSTGWFWHPRGSQYGSTVDSPTMSPDDLVNRHLKTLEARYCSFLLNCMPNPEGRLDPHVVATLRQVGTRWTPDTSRSSLPPQPDVLHHPVTPITATATSGTAANGIDGYLDWSGGSVQSLWESSGPLPQSITLDLGSTYSGIDALTYLPRQDTDGSGVVTTGNITGYRVLTSTDGTAFGEVATGTWGATKTLKHARFAPVSARYVRLEATGTVGGGDAILSEVDCGGIASRPVSDGSGTAHR
- a CDS encoding glycoside hydrolase family 6 protein produces the protein MAALSVAGVVASTATANAAAGCRVSYQIANQWQGGFGANVTVTNLGDAISGGWTLEWDFAAGQTVQSGWNGEFSQSGTRVTVRNPSWSANLGTGASVTPGFNGSWTGSNPVPVQFRLNGTVCTGNVDTTTTTTTTTTTTTTTGDNPGGGPRVDNPYVGAGVYVNPQWSRQAAAEPGGSRIANQPTGVWLDRISAITGNGSPTTGSMGLSDHLDEAEKQRAARADGQLVFQFVVYNLPGRDCAALASNGELKADEIGRYKSEYIDKIAEIVSRPEYSKLRIVSVIEIDSLPNLVTNVSPRVTATPQCDTMKANGNYIDGVSYALGKLGAIGNVYNYIDAAHHGWIGWGDTNPQYDNFFASAKLFASVLGRNGATKDKVHGFITNTANYSPLEEPYWTVDDHVGGRPVKESAKWVDWNDFNGELGFATAFRTELVKQGFDSGIGMLIDTSRNGWGGQNRPTAKSTSTNPDTYIDESRIDRRFQKGNWCNQSGAGLGERPKAAPKPNIDAYVWIKPPGESDGSSTYIPNDEGKGFDRMCDPTYGGNARNGYNMSGALPDAPLSGHWFSAQFQELMRNAYPAL
- a CDS encoding calcium-binding protein, with product MSTNKRALKVGMSAVVVAAQCLLAVGTADAAGGGVAQVDGVAIRYMAAAGDANVITVTLVGGAYFIDDSVPITAGPGCGNVAGDATKVQCLAMGIQGMEIRGGDLGDTITNSTGTQSLLRGDEGNDTLHGGSGNDILRGDVGADVMHGNQGKDGVTYYGIAAGVVANLDGLANDGTTGEGDLIGNGVEDLYGGNGPDTLTGNNVGNGLVGNQGGDVLIGTGGNDYFSGGEGDDWLIGGVGNDEMHGGPHDDVLYGQEDNDELFGEDGNDWFHGGADTTIDFGGADTFTGGADVDTVSYSGYTNAVYADLDGAVGDDGVNPYGDVLYPEHDTIGADVENLTGGNGNDTLTGNGGDNVLDGGLGDDWLYGLGGTDTVTYAGRSNPVNAKLDDVKNDGEFGENDSIANTVEALIGGSGNDILWGNDLANHLDGGPGTNSLDGKAGTDTCVNGPTMVNCNP